The sequence ATAAGCTTCATCTTCGCCAGATGACATAGCTTGTCCAACTCTAGAAATATGAGTATTATTCCACGTGTTATTATCCACTAATATAGTTCTATTAGCCATCGCTGTAATTTGATAACCATAATCCCACCATGACATTACTCGAGCATCCTTAaagtaaagaataaataatttagaaaatgtaaaaccattaacatatattttaattacttcagCTGTATTCATCCGCAGCCAGTAATATGCTTCTCTGAAATCATCAAAAATAACTTGAGAACCATCATGTGAGCGAGCTGACAACACAATACTTGGTGAACTATATGCTTCGGAAGTAACCCATGTACAATGGAATACATAAGAAATCAGCATAAATGTAAGCATCGTTACAAATGCAGTAGCAatctaaatgttaaaaataaaaatgaattatttaataggtacttacaataatttaatattttaataatcaacttACTTCACTTTTCATTGATTTGCTACtttcatttttctttaattttttttcaggtaCTTTGGATGAACTCTCAAGATATTGTGACATGTAAGTTGATAACATAGATGAAGCGCCAATACCAGATAAAATACACATTACTGGCGCAAGGACTAACATTAAACGTACCATTACAccctaaaataatttcaaaatgttttaaactcaaatctaaaaccaaaataaatttaaatatactaacaGCAAAGTAAATGCTAGTAACTCCATAAAGTATCACAAAAATATTAGCATCTGTAagctttgaaaaacaaaaatataatccaaCAGGAAACAGGAACACCTGTATgtgtaaatcaaaataaaatgaagaCCAAGATGTAGGTTGATGTTCAGAAACAGATGCAATGATCGGTATGTGATTTTTAGCATAAGATGGATCCAATAATGTATAGAAACGGCCAGTCCATGGAGcaatttttcctttaaaatttataatgttaagaaatttaacaaaaatgttttaaattatatttattctttttaccAGTTATTGTAAGTAATGTGCCAAAAGCAATGACAACACctccaattaaatatataataaactggaGCAATGTTTGAAAATCATCTCCAACAATCTTTGTTCGCATGTAATTTATCCCACCAAGTATTTGACATAAACCAAATACACCTAAAGccttcataaataaaaaaaaattgtaatacactttttttttaaagttttgataaatattaatcataccaTCATATGCTCAGAAGTTTGGACTGGTTGGAATCCAACAAATGATATTTGCATTGACAATATGGTACCAATACAGTATACAGTGCTGTATGCTACATAGATTCTATGTGAAAATCGTCCAGTAACCATCAAAACAAATACATGCattggtattaaatttattaagaacACATATCCACCCCAAGAtgatacctaaaatataaaatccaattttattaaaataatataattaaaaatagtaataagacatttttaagCTCCTAGCACAGGatgattaaaacttaaaattaactatatgaGATAAATTtgtgtacttaataattattatttattataacatatatagtttataaatttcaattactATTTAGAATTCAAATGTTTATCTTACCATGTAAAAATATGCAAGTGCAGTAAATGCAGACCATAGTATACTACCCGTTTTCACAGATTTTATCCATGCATAATAGGTTAAAAGCATACAAAAAATAGCAATGgctgaaaacaaatatatttatcatgttataacctttattattttaatataaaattttaactgtaatataaaatattaataatttaccttcATTATCATAAGATCCAGCAACCGAACGAGATATGTAGCCTGGAACAATTGCTATCATGGCAGCTGCAATAAGTCCAGCACGGGTATCTTTTAATTCTTTGGTCAAAAGGAATGTAATTATAGTAGTAAAACTAGAAAACAAAGGTGCTAAAAAAACACATATGTTTCGAATTTCTAaagttaaattgataaaatgaaGAGTATTGTAAATGACGGTCGATGTTATCATTAAACCAGGGTAAATTGTacctaaaaataacataaataattgcaATTGTTTGTCATtagtaatgttttaattttttttatatataataatatattattctttaagaATTACCTCCAATTATTCTACCAAGTGGATACCATGCTCGATCATCAAaccaattatgaaatttataaaatccttCTTCCGCAAGATATTGTGTTGTACGATAGTTGAAGTATGGATCAAATTCATGAATAACACTTTCAAATCGAAGTACAGAAAAAAGTCTCGTTGCAAAagctgaaaacatttttattgtattaaattattaaaaagtaaaataaaataatttaatattacactcACATAGTACTGCTGCAGTAGTTAAGATAGTCATCTTTAAAAAAGATTCTTGTTTTTCGTTGGACATGCCAAATAGCAATGGCTTGTATAACACAGTGGAACTCATTATAATTGGAATCTATAAGAAATAAAAggttaatatctattttatttaaattttggatttaaaacagaaaaaacagAGTACCTagggtataattttatttttaggtactataacttataagtgattatttttttgtaaacaattgttAATACAGATGCCTATCTATTATACAAGTATGAAGTATTCATATCACGGTATATAGAATAGTTGACAATTGTcacaaatgtaaaatttataatacttgatTAATTACTACTTTGATTTGACcaattcaatacatttaattgaaataaaaataaaaatataaacaatttgattataaattaattgggtATTAAAAACTACATATAACCATGTAttcattaagtatttttatgtttgatacAGTCAAAGTACCTActcgaaaatcaaaaaaatgtaacccagcaaataataaaaataatattaaaataattggtatttCAAGTTCCTCTCTATTTGAATTGTCTTTAAAACCGTATATAAATGAAACTAGAACAGTATTTAAACCAAAACATTAAACTGCCAATACTGACTATTTAATCTCGAAAATATTGATTATGACATCTAAACACAAGGctgtaaacaaaaaacaattttacatttgaaaatgaTCGTTGATCGAATACTACACTTCGTTCGGACCAACATCAAGCACCTGTCCCTaaactaatacaaaaaacaagTTACTTACGTTTACGACGGCTTGTTAAAAAACTCGGCCCGGCGTTTTACCACCAGCAATCACGacttaataataacagtaatactaataatattattataactttatcgACAGGAATGTTGAGTACATCTTGACGTGGTACACTTATGACatcgaacaatattataatttatcgataTCCCCGCGCAAGACGGTAACGgacattttctttaaaattcgaAGTTACGGTCCGAGTAGACTAAAAATTTACgctacgatttattattattattattattagaggtGTCGCAGGAGTTAGTATGAGACCGATAGAATACGTACCGCAAGCAATATTTGATAAGAAAATGCAGGGGTTCCAAACTATACGTTTATAACTATTTGTTAAACAATAACCATGGTTCTTCATAACCGTAGTGCTAACCGAGTTCACCGTGTTGCTGCTGGCGTTGCAATTTTGCAAATCGTAATCATGAACGCCCGGAAAATTTCACAGTTGGAGTAGTTGGACTGAGACGTCGTCAGTCGTCAGTAGTCGTAGGTGCACGTTTTTGGACGGTGGACTACAGCTAAGAAAGAGTACGCACGTCTGACAGGGCACGGACGTGTATGCTTGGCGGCTTCACTGCAATATACCAATCGTTGAACAATAAGCTACATACATACACGGCCTTAGAAGatatcttattttattctaaGACCATGATTTCCAGCTCAAGGCTTAGATCaaatactactatatatataagcataggcgtgcgcagggGGGATGCCGGGTATGCCATGGCATCCCCTGCGGGTTTGCGGAGttagcttttattttttattttttagttaggagttcataaacgtttttataaacAGAAATCAGTTTAGTAATTTTTGACAGTTCAGGCtacgtattttactttttttttttatcaagtacaTTTCCATTGATAATAGAAGTTGGGATAATCTAACGATATCACCGCGACGCCAGTCACGTAACCGTCGTAACCATGAAGTAAGCTAACCAATAACCATAAAGCAGTCTGATAACTACATCGTTCGAGCGAAaactatcaatattatcaattatcataattgTTATCACAACCGTTTTGTTTGAACCAcggatacaaaatataaactactGACTACTGTCTAGACTCTAGATGAATAGagttgtttaattgttttatattcgcCATCATTCGGCCATTCggtgttatttttcttttacagttttaaatatttcaaatttcaataatattaattatttatacttaattgcgttgtaaattataatattagaatacgaATATGAATAGaaaccaaaacaaaaaaatgaaaactatgcatgattttttcaaaccaaaatcattaaaactGTATTCTGGtaagttgatattttatattgtgtgaGCTGTTTCTTTGTTTTAGTTTAAGCTTGTAAACTATGaactaatatctataatttaaattaatttagtcaaCATTGATCCAGATGATCCGGTACCATTTGCAcagaataataaagttattgttGAGCAACCCAAAACGGATCATGATAATTGGTCAAATACTGTTAATGTACCAGTACCACtaggtattttagtattaatacaaCATCAAACAATATTGCCTGTGATCTGTGTTGGATATTTGTGTTGAATATTTCAGTGTCATAATGTGAttgtataaatgaaatatattttataaatatgttcatattataaatatttagttaataactgTTGtatgaattgtaataatattaattagtaggtaattataattagcATTGagtgtattaattgtatattaa is a genomic window of Rhopalosiphum padi isolate XX-2018 chromosome 4, ASM2088224v1, whole genome shotgun sequence containing:
- the LOC132929451 gene encoding dolichyl-diphosphooligosaccharide--protein glycosyltransferase subunit STT3A, whose amino-acid sequence is MSSTVLYKPLLFGMSNEKQESFLKMTILTTAAVLSFATRLFSVLRFESVIHEFDPYFNYRTTQYLAEEGFYKFHNWFDDRAWYPLGRIIGGTIYPGLMITSTVIYNTLHFINLTLEIRNICVFLAPLFSSFTTIITFLLTKELKDTRAGLIAAAMIAIVPGYISRSVAGSYDNEAIAIFCMLLTYYAWIKSVKTGSILWSAFTALAYFYMVSSWGGYVFLINLIPMHVFVLMVTGRFSHRIYVAYSTVYCIGTILSMQISFVGFQPVQTSEHMMALGVFGLCQILGGINYMRTKIVGDDFQTLLQFIIYLIGGVVIAFGTLLTITGKIAPWTGRFYTLLDPSYAKNHIPIIASVSEHQPTSWSSFYFDLHIQVFLFPVGLYFCFSKLTDANIFVILYGVTSIYFAGVMVRLMLVLAPVMCILSGIGASSMLSTYMSQYLESSSKVPEKKLKKNESSKSMKSEIATAFVTMLTFMLISYVFHCTWVTSEAYSSPSIVLSARSHDGSQVIFDDFREAYYWLRMNTAEDARVMSWWDYGYQITAMANRTILVDNNTWNNTHISRVGQAMSSGEDEAYEIMRELDVDYVLVIFGGVVGYSSDDINKFLWMVRIGGSTEKGRHIKESDYYSPSGEFRVDKEGSKKLKNSLMYKMCYYRFGQVFSEGGKPAGYDRVRNAEIGVKNVTLHVVDEAYTTEHWLVRIYRVKDYDNRGGKMKPNKVSNYYEQ